The following coding sequences are from one Nicotiana tabacum cultivar K326 chromosome 1, ASM71507v2, whole genome shotgun sequence window:
- the LOC107775407 gene encoding uncharacterized protein LOC107775407 has translation MEIVAKSKKHHHYYSPFPSCFRRPLEVAAAASARPLPPPLPQPPLAANPNLATSLYQTHLGLFALTWSRNLFGRSFHIHFLLNDSDGVGADYNNTISSPHLSSTSTPSFHLNIKPFIFWKKHGSKKLDGDNKVVHIFWDLSKAKFGSGPEPISGFYVAVIVNGEMVLLVGDLNKEAYAKTRARMPEKKENQNQNPNPNPNPNLVLRREHVCGNKLYKTKANFGGKEKEISIDCRLGEDPRLYFSVDNKRVLQIKHLKWKFRGNERIEVDGVPVLVSWDVYNWLFDDDEDGYALFMFKFEKSSYEYVATDDSNFNNGVQLWSQQSCGFGFETKMMKKGVLRSSRSSSSSSLSSASSTCSSVMEWASTEENELKGPSGFSLLVYAWKS, from the coding sequence aTGGAAATTGTTGCTAAGTCCAAAAAACACCACCATTATTATTCACCTTTCCCTTCTTGTTTCCGCCGCCCTTTAGAGGTAGCTGCCGCCGCCTCCGCTCGTCCTCTACCGCCACCGCTGCCGCAGCCACCGCTTGCTGCTAATCCCAACCTCGCCACCTCCCTTTACCAAACCCACCTCGGCCTCTTTGCTCTCACTTGGTCTCGCAATCTCTTCGGTAGATCTTTTCACATCCATTTTCTCCTCAACGATTCTGATGGAGTTGGAGCTGACTACAATAATACAATCTCTTCTCCTCATTTATCTTCAACCAGTACCCCGTCTTTCCACCTCAATATTAAGCCCTTTATTTTCTGGAAAAAACATGGGTCAAAAAAGCTCGACGGAGATAACAAGGTTGTTCATATCTTTTGGGATCTTTCTAAAGCTAAATTTGGATCTGGGCCTGAACCTATATCTGGATTTTACGTAGCTGTTATTGTTAACGGCGAAATGGTTCTTCTCGTCGGCGATTTAAACAAAGAAGCTTACGCTAAAACCCGAGCTCGAATGCCAGAAAAGAAGgagaatcaaaatcaaaatccgaatccgaatccaaACCCAAACCTGGTGCTGAGAAGGGAACACGTATGTGGAAACAAACTCTacaaaacaaaagcaaatttCGGTGGGAAAGAGAAAGAAATCTCAATCGATTGCAGGTTAGGAGAAGATCCAAGGCTATATTTCAGCGTAGATAACAAAAGGGTCTTACAAATTAAGCATTTGAAATGGAAATTCAGAGGAAATGAAAGAATTGAAGTTGACGGAGTTCCAGTTTTGGTTTCATGGGATGTGTACAACTGGTTATTTGACGATGACGAAGATGGGTATGCTCTGTTCATGTTCAAATTCGAAAAATCAAGTTACGAATATGTAGCTACTGATGATTCCAACTTTAACAATGGAGTTCAATTGTGGTCTCAACAATCTTGTGGATTCGGGTTCGAgacaaaaatgatgaaaaagggtGTATTGAGAAGTTCAAGAagttcatcttcttcatctttatCTTCAGCATCTTCAACTTGTAGCTCTGTAATGGAATGGGCTAGTACTGAAGAAAATGAATTGAAAGGTCCTTCTGGATTTTCTTTGTTGGTTTATGCTTGGAAAAGCTGA